The following are from one region of the Sandaracinus amylolyticus genome:
- a CDS encoding flotillin family protein, with protein sequence MQQYGYQPYQDPYAPVQAQQFPIDPSLLWMVVGAAIVIAIGTLVLIQIVKQFLYVAQPNEALVFSGKRYKMEDGTELGYRIVKGGHRAFRIPILEKVDRLDMTIIPIDIVVENAYSRGNIPLKIHAIANVKIHSDMRWIRNAVERFLGRGQRDIQVVAQQTLEGALREVLAQLSPEEVNEDRLKFADKLIHAAEDDLQKLGLGLDTLKIQSVSDQTGYLDSIGRPVIAAALRDAENAESQAAQETQQAQAEANRRAEVSRATAQMAIQQKQNQLRTLRANLEGEAQAVEREAEAAAKTARAMAERQLQEVRAALEARRLQAEVVIPAEFERQAQQILAKGAAAPTAENGAAAAEILALMSDAWQSMGPQAREIYVIQHLEEIVGTVVRSLENVSVDEVNVLDQGDGSALASYAATYPKMVAAVMSALRETTGVDVPAILGGDGRGNGAPQGRA encoded by the coding sequence ATGCAGCAGTACGGATATCAGCCCTATCAGGACCCGTACGCACCGGTCCAGGCGCAGCAGTTCCCGATCGATCCGTCGTTGCTCTGGATGGTCGTCGGCGCTGCGATCGTGATCGCGATCGGCACCCTCGTGCTGATCCAGATCGTGAAGCAGTTCCTCTACGTCGCGCAGCCGAACGAAGCGCTCGTGTTCAGCGGCAAGCGCTACAAGATGGAGGACGGGACCGAGCTCGGGTACCGCATCGTGAAGGGCGGGCATCGCGCCTTCCGCATCCCGATCCTCGAGAAGGTCGATCGCCTCGACATGACGATCATCCCGATCGACATCGTCGTCGAGAACGCCTACTCGCGGGGCAACATCCCGCTGAAGATCCACGCGATCGCGAACGTGAAGATCCACAGCGACATGCGGTGGATCCGCAACGCGGTGGAGCGCTTCCTCGGTCGCGGCCAGCGCGACATCCAGGTTGTCGCGCAGCAGACGCTCGAGGGCGCGCTGCGCGAGGTGCTCGCGCAGCTCTCGCCCGAAGAGGTGAACGAGGATCGCCTCAAGTTCGCCGACAAGCTGATCCACGCGGCGGAGGACGATCTGCAGAAGCTCGGGCTCGGCCTCGACACGCTGAAGATCCAGAGCGTCAGCGATCAGACCGGGTACCTCGACTCGATCGGTCGTCCGGTGATCGCAGCGGCGCTGCGTGACGCGGAGAACGCCGAGTCGCAGGCGGCGCAGGAGACCCAGCAGGCGCAGGCCGAGGCGAACCGTCGCGCCGAGGTCTCGCGCGCGACCGCGCAGATGGCGATCCAACAGAAGCAGAACCAGCTCCGCACGCTGAGGGCGAACCTCGAAGGCGAAGCGCAGGCGGTGGAGCGCGAGGCCGAGGCTGCGGCGAAGACCGCACGCGCGATGGCGGAGCGACAGCTCCAGGAAGTGCGCGCTGCGCTCGAGGCGCGACGCCTCCAGGCCGAGGTCGTGATCCCCGCGGAGTTCGAGCGCCAGGCGCAGCAGATCCTCGCGAAGGGCGCGGCCGCGCCCACCGCGGAGAACGGCGCCGCGGCGGCGGAGATCCTCGCGCTCATGAGCGACGCCTGGCAGTCGATGGGCCCGCAGGCGCGCGAGATCTACGTCATCCAGCACCTCGAGGAGATCGTCGGCACGGTCGTGCGCTCGCTCGAGAACGTGTCGGTCGACGAGGTGAACGTGCTCGACCAGGGCGACGGGAGCGCGCTCGCGAGCTACGCGGCGACCTACCCGAAGATGGTCGCGGCGGTGATGAGCGCGCTGCGCGAGACGACCGGCGTCGACGTGCCGGCGATCCTCGGTGGTGATGGACGCGGCAACGGCGCGCCGCAGGGGAGGGCCTGA
- a CDS encoding flotillin family protein: MAFVVPLFALAIIGLIAAIAMLVVIKNVLYVSGPNEVLVFSGWGKQTTADGRTIGYRFIKGGRTFRIPLFETVDRMDLTNMIIELQVKNAYSKGGIPLTVQGVANIKVPGEEPLIHNVVERFLGKSRNEIMEIAQETLEGNLRGVLATLTPEQVNQDKEAFAAKLTEEAEHDLSTIGLVLDTLKIQNVTDEVGYLDAIGRMLSAQVRRNAQIAEARTKAEAAEQKWRNTMEAEVSKLDAQMQVAAKENERRILDARTKREAMIAEQQAEVQALIAQSQAEIGMQDARIEQVKLQLQADIIQPAEAQRQKAEQNAKAEAARIVEQGRATAFVLKNLAATYRGSGTNGRDVLLMQKLVPMLGQITGTIGELKIDRLTVIGPGHGNGGGDGSLAGKLVATSEQIKAATGLDVPEILRDKFGSPKPPTIPPTSGRTLPPGVAPRRGESG, translated from the coding sequence ATGGCGTTCGTCGTTCCGCTCTTCGCGCTGGCGATCATCGGCCTCATCGCGGCGATCGCGATGCTCGTCGTCATCAAGAACGTGCTCTACGTGAGCGGCCCGAACGAGGTCCTCGTCTTCTCGGGGTGGGGCAAGCAGACCACCGCCGACGGAAGGACGATCGGATATCGCTTCATCAAGGGCGGCCGCACGTTCCGCATCCCGCTGTTCGAGACCGTCGATCGGATGGATCTCACGAACATGATCATCGAGCTGCAGGTGAAGAACGCCTACTCGAAGGGCGGCATCCCGCTCACCGTGCAGGGCGTCGCGAACATCAAGGTGCCGGGTGAAGAGCCGCTCATCCACAACGTGGTCGAGCGCTTCCTCGGCAAGTCGCGCAACGAGATCATGGAGATCGCGCAGGAGACCCTCGAGGGCAACCTGCGCGGCGTGCTCGCGACGCTGACCCCCGAGCAGGTCAACCAGGACAAGGAAGCGTTCGCTGCGAAGCTCACCGAAGAGGCGGAGCACGATCTCTCGACGATCGGGCTCGTGCTCGACACGCTGAAGATCCAGAACGTGACCGACGAGGTCGGCTACCTCGACGCGATCGGCCGGATGCTCAGCGCGCAGGTGCGCCGCAACGCGCAGATCGCCGAAGCGCGCACCAAGGCCGAGGCGGCCGAGCAGAAGTGGCGCAACACGATGGAGGCCGAGGTCTCCAAGCTCGACGCGCAGATGCAGGTCGCGGCGAAGGAGAACGAGCGACGCATCCTCGACGCGCGCACCAAGCGCGAGGCGATGATCGCGGAGCAGCAGGCCGAGGTGCAGGCGCTCATCGCGCAGTCGCAGGCCGAGATCGGCATGCAGGACGCGCGCATCGAGCAGGTGAAGCTGCAGCTCCAGGCGGACATCATCCAGCCTGCGGAAGCGCAGCGTCAGAAGGCCGAGCAGAACGCGAAGGCCGAGGCGGCGCGCATCGTCGAGCAGGGGCGCGCGACCGCGTTCGTGCTGAAGAACCTCGCGGCGACGTATCGCGGCAGCGGGACCAACGGGCGCGACGTGCTGCTGATGCAGAAGCTCGTGCCGATGCTCGGTCAGATCACGGGCACGATCGGTGAGCTCAAGATCGATCGCCTCACCGTGATCGGCCCGGGCCACGGCAACGGCGGCGGCGATGGGAGCCTCGCGGGCAAGCTCGTCGCGACGAGCGAGCAGATCAAGGCGGCGACCGGGCTCGACGTGCCGGAGATCCTCCGCGACAAGTTCGGATCGCCGAAGCCGCCGACGATCCCGCCGACGAGCGGGCGCACGCTGCCGCCCGGCGTCGCGCCGCGCCGCGGCGAGAGCGGCTGA